A region of the Fibrobacter sp. genome:
AGAATCTGGCTGGCGACGCTGTCCGCGCTGTTCAGGAAGGTTTCAACATTATCGTTCTTTCCGATAAGAATGTGGACTGGGGCTATGTTCCCATGCCGTCTCTGTTGGCAACTGCAGCCGTCAACCGTACTTTGGTTGAAGCTGGCGTCCGTCCGGAAATCGGCTTGATCGTTCAGTCCGGTGAAGTTCGCGAAGTCATGCATTTCGCCTTGCTCCTGGGCTACGGTGCAACTGTTATCAACCCGTATCTGGCATTCCAGAGCATTACCAACATGTGCCACACCGGCGAACTGGACGTGGGTCCTGTCACCGCCGCTGCAAACTACGTCAAGGCTGTGGACAAGGGTCTTTTGAAGATCATGTCCAAGATGGGTATTTCTACGCTGCGTAGCTATCGCAGTGCCCAGATCTTTGAAGCTGTTGGCTTGAACCACGAAATTATTGAAAAGTTCCTGCCGGGTACTGCAAGCCGCATCGAAGGTATCGGCCTTGCTGAAATCGCTCAGGAAGTGGAACAGCGCAACAACATTTCCCTGAAGGACGCAAGCCCCATTCTTAAGGAAGGTGGCCAGTACAAGTTCCGTAAGGATGGCGAAATGCACTTGTGGACTCCGCAGTCCCTGGGCGCCTTCCGTCAGGCTGTGCAGCTGGGCGACTACGCAAAGTTCAAGACCTACTCCAAGCTTATCGACGATCAGTCCCAGCGCTTGGCAACTCTTCGCGGTCTCTTCAAGTTCAAGGAAACCACTCCCATCGATATTTCCGAAGTTGAATCCCGTGAATCCATCATCAAGCATTTCGTTGCTGGTGCAATGAGCCTTGGTTCCTTGAGCCCGGAAGCTCACGAAGCAATCGCTATCGCCATGAACCGTAACGGCGCCATGAGCAACTGCGGTGAAGGTGGTGAAGACCCGGATCGCGATACTCCGGCAGCAAACGGCGACGTTCGTAGCAGCGCCATCCGTCAGATCGCTTCTGGTCGTTTCGGTGTGACCATCGATTACCTCCGCAAGGCAAAGGATTTGCAGATCAAGATGGCTCAGGGTGCAAAGCCCGGTGAAGGTGGCCAGCTGCCTGCCCACAAGGTGAACGAATTTGTGGCTCGCATCCGTCATTCTATCCCGAATGTGTCCCTCATTTCTCCTCCGCCGCATCATGACATTTACTCCATCGAAGATCTGGCTCAGTTGATCTACGACCTTCGTAACTCCAACCCCAAGGCCCGTGTTTCAGTGAAGCTTGTTTCCGAAGTGGGTGTGGGTACGGTTGCTGCTGGTGTGGCTAAGGCTCACGCAGACGTGGTCCTCATTTCTGGCCACGACGGTGGTACCGGTGCTTCTCCGCTTACCTCCATCAAGCATGCCGGTCTTCCTTGGGAATTGGGCATTGCCGAAGCTGAACAGACTCTCGTTTTGAACGACCTCCGCGGCCGCGTGAAGCTCCAGGTGGATGGTCAGTTGAAGACTGGTCGTGACGTTGTGATCGCTGCCCTCCTTGGTGCAGAAGAATTCGGTTTTGCAACCAACCTGCTGGCAAGCCTTGGCTGTATCATGGACCGTAAGTGCCATACCAACCAGTGCCCCATGGGTCTCGCAACCCAGGATCCGGAACTCCGCAAGCACTTCAAGGGCAAGCCGGAATACGTTGAAAACTTCCTGTACTTCATCGCTGACGAAATCCGCGAAATCCTCGCAAGCCTTGGTCTCAAGAGCCTCGACGAAGCCTGCGGCCGTAGCGATCTCCTTGACATGAATTCTGCCATTGAATTCTACAAGGCCAAGAAGCTGGACTTCAGTAAGATCTTCGCCTCTGTTGACGCCGGTAATGGTAAGGAACAGATCAAGAAGCACGATCCGAACTTCGTTCCTGAAGAACTGGTGAACTTCGACCGTCGCGAACTCCTGCCTTTCGTACAGGATACTTTGAAGACTGGCAAGCCGGTAGAAATTTCCGCTATGATCCACAACGTGGACCGTACCGTGGGTACCGAACTTTCTGGCGAAGTGGATGAACACTTTGGTGCAAAGGGCCTTCCGGAAGATACTATCAAGGTTCACTTGCAGGGTGTGGCCGGCCAGAGCTTTGGCGCCTTCCTTGCTCCGGGTATTACTCTCGATATCGAAGGTGAAGTCAACGACTTCATGGGCAAGGGCCTCAGCGGTGGTAAGATTATCGTTCGCCCGTCCAAGAACGCATCCTTCAAGGCTGAAGACAACGTCATCGCCGGTAACGTTATCGGTTACGGTGGTACCAGCGGTAAGGTGTTCATCAACGGTCTCGCTGGCGAACGCTTCGGTATCCGTAACTCTGGTATGCTGCTTGTTACCGAAGGTGTTGGTGACCATGGTTGCGAATACATGACTGGTGGCCGTGTAGTTGTTCTCGGTCGCGTAGGCGTGAACTTCGCTGCAGGTATGACTGGTGGCTTTGCTTACATCTACGATGAAACCGGTCACTTCGACTTGAGCTGCAACGTGGATTCCGTTGACTTGGAAAGCGTTCTCCCGGGTACCGAAAGCGAAACTGAATTGCTTGACATCATCAAGCAGCATGTGGAAGCAACCGGTTCTGAAAAGGGCCGCCGCATTCTCGAAGACTGGAACAATTCTCGCCCGAAGTTCGTGAAGGTCTTCCCGGTGGAATACCGCAACGCTCTTGCAAAGCAGGCCGCTGCAAAATAAATCAACTTCAAACTATCGCGTCTGTTGAATGGAAGGCGCGATAGTTTGTCTTTTTTAACGCACTTTAAAAGGATCAAATTATGGCATTAGTACAAAGAATTCAGGACGTGTACCGCCCCGTAGAAGAACGCGTTAAGGACTTGAAGGAAGTTGAACGCCTCTTCACGGAAGAAGAAATCAAGGCTCAGGCTGGCCGCTGCGCAGACTGTGGCATTCCCTTCTGCCATGGAGCAGGCTGCCCTCTGGGTAACCTCATTCCCGAATTTAACACGGCTGTTGCTGCAGGCGATCTTCGCAAGGGTTACGATATCATTAGCAAGACCGCATTCTTCCCGGAATTTACCGGTCGCGTTTGCCCCGCCCTCTGCGAAGCAAGCTGCACCCGCCAGCTGAACGATGACGCCGTCATGGTTCGCCAGGTGGAAAAGTACATGATCGAAACCGCCTTCAAGGAAGGCTGGGTGGAACAGCCCGCTGCCACTCCCAACGGCAAGACCGTTGCCGTGATCGGTGGTGGCCCTGCTGGCCTCTTTGCCGCAGAAGCATTGCGTCGCAAGGGTTACGCTGTAACCGTTTACGAAAAGAAGCCCAAGGTGGGCGGCCTTCTCCGTTACGGCATTCCTAACTGGAAACTGGAAAAGGAAATCATTGACCGTCGCGTGGCTCTTCTTGAAGCTGCCGGCATCAAGTTTGTCTGCAATTGCGAAATCGGCAAGGACATTTCCGCCGAATACATTCGCAAGAATTTTGACTACCTGTTCCTGGCCATCGGTACTCCCAACGCCCGCGACTTGAACATTCCTGGCCGCGATGCCGAAGGTATCTACCTCGCTCTGGACTTCCTCCACGGCGAAGGCGAAAAGTACAGTGCCAAGGGCAAGAAGGTCCTGATTATTGGCGGTGGTGACACCGGTAACGACTGCGTGGGTAAATCCCTCCGTGAAGGCTGCAAGAGCGTGCTCCAGGTGGAATTTATGCCCAAGCCTCCTGAAGAACGTTCCCCGTCCACCCCGTGGCCCGATTGGCCGTACATGCTGCGTACCAGCTACGCCCATCACGAAGGTGGCGAACGCCGCTGGAATGTGTCTTCCAAGCAGTTCATTGTGAAGGATGGCAAGGTTGCTGGCGTTGAAGCCGTGAAGGTTGAATGGGAAATGGCTCCCAATGGTCGCCCCATCAAGCCCAACGAAGTTCCCAATTCTACAGAAATCATCGACGCTGACTTGGTGGTTCTGGCAATGGGCTTCACCGGCGTTCCTGCCGACGGCATCGTGAAGGATCTGGGCCTCGAACTGACTCCGCGTACCGCAATCATTCAGGATCCGTCCCGCAACATCTACGCTGTAGGTGACTGCGCTAACGGCGCTTCCCTGGTGGTCCGCGCCATGGCCGACGCAAAGGCTAAAACCTCTAGGTTTTAGCCAAGTATGAAGTATGATGTATGAATTATGAGAGGGCGCAAATCATAACTGCGGCGCAGCCGCGATTATAAGTCTCATACCTCGTACTTTGTAATTAATAATTGCGCCGAAGGCGCTAAAAGAGTTCCTTGTGTAACAACACGGGCCGCTGGTGGATAAAACCGCTGGCGGCCTTTTTATTTTCTATCCTTGCATTCCTGGATTTACCACTCCGTGAACTTCATTCACATAATGAGTTAACGGAATCATCTTGTCCTCAAAAATCTCTAGGACAACCTCTCCGAAGGGGTCTTCATTCACAACGATATCCGTGGTAATATCCCCGTTCTCGCAGACATACGAAATGACATCCATCAGGAATTCTTCCTGATCAGAGTTGAGTTGGCTACCCGACAAAAACTTGTTGAATCGTTCCAGAGCAACACCGCGATCGACACCGATAAGCGAGCGAATAAGGATGGCAACATTCTCGCTACCCGCCATGCCCTCGGAAAACTTTTCGTAGTCTTCCTTGGACCCCAGTTCCTTCCACATGACTCGCTCTAGCTCGATGATGTCGTCATTGGAGAGCTGTTCCAAGTTGTAAATCTTGCGCAGGACCGGATCTTTGTCCTTTGAGGCCAAGTAGTCCATAACGCGCTGCTTGTATGTTACCCGTGTCTGCACACCGGTACTTTCGCCGTCATCGACTAAAACATCCCCGATATCCAGGGTAAAAGTTTTTCCGCCGTCACCTACGAGGAACTTGATGAGGTCGCGAAGTTCCAGACGCACTTTTTCCAGCCAGCAAAGGGAAAGATTTTCCCAAGCGACAGGATTTACGACTTCCTTGATGGTGTCCATTTTGGCAACCACTTGCGGAATGGACGCCTTAGTCATGAGGCGTTCTGCCAGCTTCTGTACATGAACAATGGGCTTGCTAGCATTAAATTCACTGTTCACATAGCCCAGTTCAATGGCGAGCACCAGCACATCAAACTTCTTGGCATTCTCGTCCTGGGTGTTGCGGGACAGTAGCGGAGCTATATCGCACTTGAGGGTCTCCACATTGGCTGCGGTCAAACAAACCCAAGCCTCATCGTTCTTGAAATGGCTTACGGCATCCCAACGGTGGCGAACGGAAATGTGGCTATCCGAAAGAACGCCAACCTGATTTTTCATGACGGTCTTCAGTTCGTCATGGAGCCCCTTGCAGAACTCGTCTTCTTGATACTTCTGATGTTGCAGGTGGAACGCAATTTCTGCACGGAGGCCAAACAGATGCTCCGTAAGGGATACATTCTGCTTAACAACATTACCGTCGGGATTCTTTTCGAAGAACTCAAAGTTACGGCACCAGTCAAAGATGTAAAAACATTCCTTGTCCTTGCCGGGTCCGAAAATGTCCTGAGAAAGGCGGGTGCCGCGTCCAATCATCTGCATAAACTTGATCTTGGACTTTACAACCTTGAAAAACACCAGGTTCAAGACATCGGGAATGTCGATGCCGGTATCCAGCATATCTACAGATACGGCTATCTGCGGGTCCTTATCGCGAACTTCCATCTTGTCGATCAGGTCTTGAGAGTAAGTGACGTAATTGTCGATAAGGGCGCAGAATTCGGAACCGTATGTCGGATACATCAAATTAAATCGTTCTACGATCAGCTCTGCGTGCTTGTGGTTGTAAGCGAAGATGATGGACTTGCCGATGCGTTCCCCGCTCTGAACCTTCAAGCCGTTTTCCATAAGGTCCTGGAGAACCAAATCAATGGTGTCCTTGTTATAGATGTACTTGAAAATTTCGTCACTGCGGATATCTCGGCCACGCACATTGGCACCGGAGTTCAGTTCCTGCAAGGTTTCCTCGTAGTCCCAGACCTTTTCCAGCTGATCCTTTTCCTGGGCAGAGAGGCTGCTGTACTTTATGCCTTCCTTAAGAATCATGGAGCCACGCTTGAAGCCCCGGTAATTCACGAGGAACCCGTCGGCCACGGCATCTTCCAGTTCGTAAGCAAAGTTCGGCGCACCGTCCTCCATTCCAAACAAGTCGTATGTGCTCTTGTCCACTTCGTTACGAGGCGTTGCGGTAAGACCCAGCAGCAGACTGTCAAAGTAATTGAAAATAGCTCCATATTTACCGAAGACACTGCGGTGGGCTTCGTCAATAATGACCAGGTCAAATCGGCCAACGGAGAACGGCTTGTCTTCGGAGTCGATATAGTTGATCATGGTCTGGTAAGTACTGAAAACGATACGGGCGTTTGGATCGATACCGGCCTTGTTGCTCTGGTCGCTCAATACGGTAATGGTGGCGTTCGGCAAGAGTTTCGCAAAATTCTTCTTGGCCTGGGAAACGAGTGAAGTTCGGTCTGCCAAGAACAGCACGTTCTTCACCCAGTCGTTTCGCATGAGAACGTCAACCATGGAAATGGAAACGCGTGTCTTGCCGGTACCGGTTGCCATTACCAGAAGACCGCGGCGGTGCTTTTGATTGTACCACTCGCAAACAGACTTGATTGCCATTTTTTGATAGTGGCGGTCGGTAATGTTCGGATTCACGGAAAAGTCGCTAATATCCTTGCGGCCACGCTTTTGTATGAGACGAACAAGATCGTCTTCGGAATGGAAACCATAAAGGCGGCGTGGAGGATAGCCAAGGCCGTCTATAACGTTGGTTTCGAAACCGTTGGTGTAATAAATTACCGGACGCACCCCGTAGCGTTTTTCTAGGCAGTCTGCATACAGTTCTGCCTGGTGTTTTCCTTTCAGCGGAGATACGGAAGTCTTCTTGGCTTCTACGACGGCCAGGGGCAGGCCGTTGGCGCCGAACAAGACATAATCGGCATAACCGATGCCATGCTCATTGGGCATGCCTTCAACTTCGACTTCGATGCAGGCCTTAGACGGCTTTACGGTACCCTCTACATCCAACACATTCCAGCCTGCTTCCCTGAGCATCAAGTCGATGTAGAGCTTGCGGGTCTCGGCTTCGGAAATGTCGCTAGGCATTTCCATTTCGGGAACAGCAACTTCGCTAGAAACAGATTCCTTATCAACATTTGCAACGAGAGGATCGTCAGCCTTGACTTCTATTTTGGGAACTTCGATTGCGGGCGCAAACTTTGAATCCGGGATTAAAGCCTTGTCAAAAACGGCAACGGACTTGACAACTTGCAACTTGATGAGGACCGATGCAACTACATTATAAAGATTCAGCAGGCAAAAGAAGGATTCCTTTTTGCTGACGCTGCCCTCGTGGGTTCCCGCATTGCCAACTTTACGAACATAATGCACGGCCCGCATTACTTTTTCATCGTTAATGAAGGTCCTGAACGCTTCACCGTCGATAAGTTCAAACAGGGATGTCCGTTCCGAGAAAGCCACCTGTTTCATGGCATAAATGGATTTGACCACATATTCCAAAGCACGCCTGGCGTTAATGGCGCTAAGGTCCGGATGGTTTATCTGGTTGTCTTCTGCTGCAGAACAGAAGTTATACAACTTCGGCAAACCAAGAGACTGCATGTAGTCAAAGTTACGCATAGGATCCACTCATGTTCGCTGCATCATGAATTCGTCAACGACATACTTGTCGCTCATGAGTTGCAAACCTGTTTCGGGATTGTGCAGCTGCATGCAGACCTTGCTTTCATAAAAAATAAGAAGGGCCTGCGATTGACTTACATTCAAACGAACGGCCAGTTCAGCTATAACTCTTGCGATTTTGTGTTGCAAAGTATAGTCTTTCATAGAGCGTACGACCTGATGAACTTCAAATATTGTTCAATGATTTCTTGATTTATAATAGCAATTTGGTTGTTCGGCTTGTGATAGCGCAACTGACCAAGAGCAAAATCAGCGGATATGATTCCATCCATATAGGCTTCGACAGTGTCAATGACCTTGTCGTTGGCAACTCCGCCTTCTACGATGTCAAAAGACCTGTATGAACCGCCACCTTTTCTGTTGTCAACTACAAAATCCAACCAGGCTTGATTGTATTCTTCAAAACGCAAATAGCGGAAGTTCTTTTTTACAGATTCAATATCAAGGGAATACACAGAAACAATCGGAGTTCCAGATTCCTTTCGCGTGAAAATGATTTTAGACCAGTTCTCAGCCTGATCTTTAATATCCGTTGTGTAAAAAGCCTTGCCAAAATCCAGGTTTGCACGACCGAGAGAGACAAGCGGTTTTGACACCTCAATATTTGAACCGTGGAAAACAGTAATCATAGAGAACCTGCTTTTGACTCTCGGGCTTCTAGGGATTCTATGAGATCGTCAGCGACATAGTCGCGGCTCTGGGTATGGAGCATTTCATAAAATTTCCAAAGACGGCCTTCGATAAGGTCGTACTTTTGCAATCGGGCTGTCAGAGCCGTGGTACTTACGCCAAGCTTTTTAGCGGCGGTTTCTATGGCAATAACAGCAAACTGAAGCTGGTCTGAAACTTTTGCAGGCTGGTCCATACGATGAATATAATAAAAATTACCCGAAGTATTTGTCCATGGTGTAGTCCAAGAGTTTCTGCGTCTCGGCGATGGACTGGTTGATGGCTGCCTTCTGCTTCTCGATGGAAGCAATCTTGTCGGCGAAGGATTGCTGCAGAGAGAGGGGCGGGACTTGAACTCTAATGCTTTTTAACTTGGTAACGTTAATCCCTGGCATGATTGCACCTGAACTAACAAGCTGAATTTGGTGTTTAATCATATCGCTTAAATGAAGTTGATACTCCATAAAGACTGGATTAGCTACATTCTCATTTAATCGAAGACGCAGAACGTCGGAATGGATAATCCCAGGTTCAAAGCTATACGGAAATACAGAACACTGCCCTACATTTCCTTTACGAGACATAACAATATCCCCTGGGATAACGGAATAGTCCTTTAATGCTTCAGCCTTTTCATGCGTTACAAAATCCGTAGGAAGAATTGAGAACCGAGAATTAATCTGGGGTATTCCCCACACAGCAATGCCCTCTTTTTTATATTCAGCCTTTGACAACTGCGTACCAAATGGTCCGCATTTTATATCATCCTTTGATTTGCATAAATCAACAAGAACGAAGTCTTTCATTTCTAGGTCGCCGAACATGTCGTAGAAAATGGACTGAGCCAAGGTATCCAATTCTTTTAGCTGAGCCTTCTGTTTCTCCAGCACACCATTCAGCAAATCCAACTCCGCCACAATCCGCTCCTGCTCAGACATTGGTGGAACAGGAATTATCAATTGACGGAAAGATGCCATGTCCAAATTTCGTTGCGCAGCACCTTTACCCAACGAGTAAATTTTGTCATTACTAGAAAGAAGAAATGCATCTACAAATTGTTGAGACAAATTTTCATTATTTGTACTAACTGATAAACCGCTATCATTAAGAAAAAACTTTCCACTTACGAATCGAGTGCACT
Encoded here:
- a CDS encoding DUF3990 domain-containing protein: MITVFHGSNIEVSKPLVSLGRANLDFGKAFYTTDIKDQAENWSKIIFTRKESGTPIVSVYSLDIESVKKNFRYLRFEEYNQAWLDFVVDNRKGGGSYRSFDIVEGGVANDKVIDTVEAYMDGIISADFALGQLRYHKPNNQIAIINQEIIEQYLKFIRSYAL
- a CDS encoding DEAD/DEAH box helicase family protein, with product MRNFDYMQSLGLPKLYNFCSAAEDNQINHPDLSAINARRALEYVVKSIYAMKQVAFSERTSLFELIDGEAFRTFINDEKVMRAVHYVRKVGNAGTHEGSVSKKESFFCLLNLYNVVASVLIKLQVVKSVAVFDKALIPDSKFAPAIEVPKIEVKADDPLVANVDKESVSSEVAVPEMEMPSDISEAETRKLYIDLMLREAGWNVLDVEGTVKPSKACIEVEVEGMPNEHGIGYADYVLFGANGLPLAVVEAKKTSVSPLKGKHQAELYADCLEKRYGVRPVIYYTNGFETNVIDGLGYPPRRLYGFHSEDDLVRLIQKRGRKDISDFSVNPNITDRHYQKMAIKSVCEWYNQKHRRGLLVMATGTGKTRVSISMVDVLMRNDWVKNVLFLADRTSLVSQAKKNFAKLLPNATITVLSDQSNKAGIDPNARIVFSTYQTMINYIDSEDKPFSVGRFDLVIIDEAHRSVFGKYGAIFNYFDSLLLGLTATPRNEVDKSTYDLFGMEDGAPNFAYELEDAVADGFLVNYRGFKRGSMILKEGIKYSSLSAQEKDQLEKVWDYEETLQELNSGANVRGRDIRSDEIFKYIYNKDTIDLVLQDLMENGLKVQSGERIGKSIIFAYNHKHAELIVERFNLMYPTYGSEFCALIDNYVTYSQDLIDKMEVRDKDPQIAVSVDMLDTGIDIPDVLNLVFFKVVKSKIKFMQMIGRGTRLSQDIFGPGKDKECFYIFDWCRNFEFFEKNPDGNVVKQNVSLTEHLFGLRAEIAFHLQHQKYQEDEFCKGLHDELKTVMKNQVGVLSDSHISVRHRWDAVSHFKNDEAWVCLTAANVETLKCDIAPLLSRNTQDENAKKFDVLVLAIELGYVNSEFNASKPIVHVQKLAERLMTKASIPQVVAKMDTIKEVVNPVAWENLSLCWLEKVRLELRDLIKFLVGDGGKTFTLDIGDVLVDDGESTGVQTRVTYKQRVMDYLASKDKDPVLRKIYNLEQLSNDDIIELERVMWKELGSKEDYEKFSEGMAGSENVAILIRSLIGVDRGVALERFNKFLSGSQLNSDQEEFLMDVISYVCENGDITTDIVVNEDPFGEVVLEIFEDKMIPLTHYVNEVHGVVNPGMQG
- a CDS encoding restriction endonuclease subunit S; translated protein: MKKNWEYKTLNEACNINFGTRVVQKKDGGSIYDVYGGGGATFKIDRYNREDCFIVSRFAMSLKCTRFVSGKFFLNDSGLSVSTNNENLSQQFVDAFLLSSNDKIYSLGKGAAQRNLDMASFRQLIIPVPPMSEQERIVAELDLLNGVLEKQKAQLKELDTLAQSIFYDMFGDLEMKDFVLVDLCKSKDDIKCGPFGTQLSKAEYKKEGIAVWGIPQINSRFSILPTDFVTHEKAEALKDYSVIPGDIVMSRKGNVGQCSVFPYSFEPGIIHSDVLRLRLNENVANPVFMEYQLHLSDMIKHQIQLVSSGAIMPGINVTKLKSIRVQVPPLSLQQSFADKIASIEKQKAAINQSIAETQKLLDYTMDKYFG
- the gltB gene encoding glutamate synthase large subunit → MKAQALYNPANEHDACGVGLVANINNVASHQIVLQGITVLKRLMHRGAAGGDPETGDGAGLLLSMPHKFFRKLYSDLPEKYGVAMVFVDNSVAADSYDAKIKELAAAEGCPVLKIREVPVDPKAIGRTARETLPHIRQYFFDGSSIAASALDKDGEGYNPFELKLYVLRRQIEKACESVYVCSCSSRTIVYKGLLLAIQIEAFYKDLNDVDFESPIALVHQRYSTNTFPTWPLAHPFRYLAHNGEINTLRGNLNSLKAREPHLKSERFGEDLQKLLPLISAGQSDSASLDNMFELLVAAGRSLPHAILMMMPQAWGAKHYMGRDVRGFFEYESMLMEPWDGPAAVAFSDGINAGAILDRNGLRPARYTLCKDGLFVMASETGVLDINDADVEEKGRLKPGEIIYLDIENHRILKNAEMKAFVARSKPYRRWVAENKMSVRGLFSEINPSDVPDDLLIQQKRFGYSAEDLSVILQPMAKNGQEPIGSMGNDAALAVLSDKPQPLFNYFKQLFAQVTNPPIDPIREELVMSLTTYIGNHGNILEETPEQAHLIKIPRPIVTEDEIKHFENIGDKSFKAKVLKMQFPMGGNGEVLEAALQNLAGDAVRAVQEGFNIIVLSDKNVDWGYVPMPSLLATAAVNRTLVEAGVRPEIGLIVQSGEVREVMHFALLLGYGATVINPYLAFQSITNMCHTGELDVGPVTAAANYVKAVDKGLLKIMSKMGISTLRSYRSAQIFEAVGLNHEIIEKFLPGTASRIEGIGLAEIAQEVEQRNNISLKDASPILKEGGQYKFRKDGEMHLWTPQSLGAFRQAVQLGDYAKFKTYSKLIDDQSQRLATLRGLFKFKETTPIDISEVESRESIIKHFVAGAMSLGSLSPEAHEAIAIAMNRNGAMSNCGEGGEDPDRDTPAANGDVRSSAIRQIASGRFGVTIDYLRKAKDLQIKMAQGAKPGEGGQLPAHKVNEFVARIRHSIPNVSLISPPPHHDIYSIEDLAQLIYDLRNSNPKARVSVKLVSEVGVGTVAAGVAKAHADVVLISGHDGGTGASPLTSIKHAGLPWELGIAEAEQTLVLNDLRGRVKLQVDGQLKTGRDVVIAALLGAEEFGFATNLLASLGCIMDRKCHTNQCPMGLATQDPELRKHFKGKPEYVENFLYFIADEIREILASLGLKSLDEACGRSDLLDMNSAIEFYKAKKLDFSKIFASVDAGNGKEQIKKHDPNFVPEELVNFDRRELLPFVQDTLKTGKPVEISAMIHNVDRTVGTELSGEVDEHFGAKGLPEDTIKVHLQGVAGQSFGAFLAPGITLDIEGEVNDFMGKGLSGGKIIVRPSKNASFKAEDNVIAGNVIGYGGTSGKVFINGLAGERFGIRNSGMLLVTEGVGDHGCEYMTGGRVVVLGRVGVNFAAGMTGGFAYIYDETGHFDLSCNVDSVDLESVLPGTESETELLDIIKQHVEATGSEKGRRILEDWNNSRPKFVKVFPVEYRNALAKQAAAK
- a CDS encoding glutamate synthase subunit beta, which produces MALVQRIQDVYRPVEERVKDLKEVERLFTEEEIKAQAGRCADCGIPFCHGAGCPLGNLIPEFNTAVAAGDLRKGYDIISKTAFFPEFTGRVCPALCEASCTRQLNDDAVMVRQVEKYMIETAFKEGWVEQPAATPNGKTVAVIGGGPAGLFAAEALRRKGYAVTVYEKKPKVGGLLRYGIPNWKLEKEIIDRRVALLEAAGIKFVCNCEIGKDISAEYIRKNFDYLFLAIGTPNARDLNIPGRDAEGIYLALDFLHGEGEKYSAKGKKVLIIGGGDTGNDCVGKSLREGCKSVLQVEFMPKPPEERSPSTPWPDWPYMLRTSYAHHEGGERRWNVSSKQFIVKDGKVAGVEAVKVEWEMAPNGRPIKPNEVPNSTEIIDADLVVLAMGFTGVPADGIVKDLGLELTPRTAIIQDPSRNIYAVGDCANGASLVVRAMADAKAKTSRF
- a CDS encoding DUF3791 domain-containing protein is translated as MDQPAKVSDQLQFAVIAIETAAKKLGVSTTALTARLQKYDLIEGRLWKFYEMLHTQSRDYVADDLIESLEARESKAGSL
- a CDS encoding DUF3791 domain-containing protein, whose protein sequence is MKDYTLQHKIARVIAELAVRLNVSQSQALLIFYESKVCMQLHNPETGLQLMSDKYVVDEFMMQRT